TTTGAGTGTTTCAGCCAACGGAGAAGGAATTGCTGGCCCTAACCATGGCTTTCCTGCAAATAGCATTTTGTATATTTGTACACATAATTTTGTCCGCAGccatcaaaaacacaaaaatgcaacacaaactCCAAAAGTATGGTCCAATTTCAGGTTTTATTAATTGTAAAATGAGGTCcccaaacaaatggaaaaatacatttggaggAGAGGCGCGCACATATAAACAAGGTGTGGAAATTGAGCAGAACAGTATTTGGCAACGCGTCTGCGAGCCTCAGGGAAAAGACTGGCCCAAAGCAGCAGCAAAATGTGCACCGGCTGTAAGCTGGCAAGTTCAAGTAAGACAATTCAAGTGGACGCTTATCCCAAGTGAAGAAGTGTGTACAGGAACGTCAATAAATCAGCAGGAAATATCAAAAACCCAACAAAGATGTCTTAAAACAAACCCATCTGTACAAAGCATTTAACACTGATGAATGAAAGAGTCAGCAATTACTGACAAGATTAAAAAGAACTGCAACCGAGGCCAAACCACACGTCACAACAAACccttaaaaaaagcaaatttgccTCTGCCATGCACTTTTAGGAAGATTTAGCAAAGTGTGTATGTTTGTTGGCTATATTGTCATTTATTCCACTTAAATATGAGGAAAATCTATGTACCTGACAGGGAGCAACATCGGAGTGCGTGCAACACTAATGGAACAACTACACGGAAGAtgagttttatgtacaacatcAGGTCTGCAGTCCCATGGCGCTCAAACCTGTGACAGTTGGCTCAGTTACAGCTCACAATTATTCCAACGAGTGACTACTTTATCGAAATTCTGGTCCAGGAGCAACGTGACAAGAAAATGAGAGTCTGCCAAAATGCTGAGTTGGACTGGTGGGGCCCACTTCAACCTGAACTCTGAAAAAGCCCacaactgttttcttttttggtaaCGTCTTTACCtcttggtaaaaaaacaaaaacaaaaacgaaactGAAAAGATAGTATATACCATAGTTGACCATTGACTCCTGGACCCTTTGGTTTGGTCTGGTCTGGTCTGCAACACAAGGAAGCccttctctgattggctgacacATTTCGGGTCGCTTCAGTTCATCCACCAATAAGGTCGCAGGACACGTCAAAATAACCGTGACCTTTCAAATAGTGTCACTTACCGGATAAAGAAAAACCTAAGCCTGCAGATAACCGTGATTTTATAAAGGAattcttctgtccattttttttttaaataatcaaataGAAAAACACTAATTCccattaaattattaaaaaataaaaatcattattaaaatctcaaaactaaatgcactaaTTGATTAAAATTCAGCACTCTAAATGACAAATTGTTTGCAAGTGGCACCCCTGGTGAAACAAAGTTAATTATTCAGTCAGTAAATTAGCTCAAATGTTGaccactgtttttcaacatgaaaGGCGACATTTGCAAATGCCTtatcttaattaaaaaaaacacacacacttaatcGGTCTGCTTTGATGGAGGCCGAGAGGAATCTGAACACATTTGTTGTCAAGAGGTTGAACTCAGAAGATTTGGTAttgaggaggagggagggaaaaaaaaatcccaattgtaTTTCTACAATGTcagtttgaaggaaaaaaaaaaaaaaagctcccgtTTATGAATAAAGAGTTGGaaataaagccccccccccactctgaCTCAACCCTGTCAAGgataaatcaatgaaaaaaaaaaaagtcaattcagGTGATAATTGATCATTGTTGCATCTGTAACGCAAATGGAACGTtattggtgtgaatgtgggcAGTAGGATAGTTCATGGACTTCTTTCAACAAATGTCTGATTTTAGAGGCCTTTGAagtccagatttttttaaaaaaaaaaaagaaaattcctctCGTCCCCTTGCGAAGTCCAAGCCGTTTGTGCATTTTGCTCCACACATCTGGTGGCCACGTATTCTCACCGTCGCAGACGACGCCCTTGTTGCGTGTGACAACATTTCCAGGCCCACGTGGGCAAATTTGTGAGGTGCTTCTCACTCACTGGGATGGGCGGCAACCGCGAGGGCTAGAAGTCGGGCCATCAAAGAGAGGCTGGGTCGGAATACGGGAGAGTCGGCCTCACCGGTATTACGAGTCATCCCGTCGTGCGCAAACGCCCGGCCGGTCTCGGACCAAGAAGGCGTGTGGGGTGCGTTCTCGAGTGGGCCGGTCCGTTCTGCGTCGTGTACCAATGTGTCAAAAACGGCACGGGGATGAAGCGTGATGGATTATAGGAATGCGCTCGGGTTCGCTCGTGGGTCCTTCTGGTTCCTGTAGCGGACTGCCAGCCAAACTCCCAAAATCTGGAGGAGGACATTCAGGAAAGTCAGATGACGACAACACTGTACAGCCAAATATCGACTCTTGCAGTGTCTGGGGACAAATCCTTCAAAAGATTTTGAATCCAAACAGTGGCaacaaaaagtctacacacactGTTCGCATGCCAAAACTTTTTCGATCACTAGGCCTTTTTTGAATGGTGGGCGCTCTTCCAGAACCGGTACCGGCGCCAAATGGTTACAACATAGTAGGATGTTTCAATGAATATTTCATATTAAACAGCtttaaaattggattttggttGGCTAAAGCGCAAgtattttgggtaaaaaaaaaaaaaaaaaaaaaaaaagatttgatttcATCATAATTTTCAAAATCTGTACTGCCTTTCTTAGGTACATTATTGTCACAGCCTTGttgttaggttagggttagttggAGTTCGCTATTGGTAGATTtgacttttcatatttttccctgTGGAACCCACCCTCTCAGCTATTTTCACAATGACCATAAATCCCACAAGTGGACGGTGAAGTCCTGCCtaaataggaaagtagtaattgatGGTCTTCACTGCACTATTTTAAGAATATTTGCAGTTCACGCAGACTGCGCCTAAATGTACCGAGTTTAAACACCTCCTGTTGGGCGTGTCTGCGTTAGTGAGAGAACCAAGCGCTGCTCACTTCTGTGAAGCTGAAGAAGAGCCCAACCCCTCCGAGGATCTTGAGAGCCTCACTGGCGTGGTGTAGCATCATATCCCCGCACGTGTAGCATGAAATGTTCTCCTTGCATAACTGCAATCCAATACAGAAAAACAGCagataaagcttttttttcttttttttttgggtctctgGCACTGCAAAGCCGCGATCTGTCTGCTAAGCTCAAGCGATTTGGACAAACCGTGCGAGTTAAGCCAACGAAAACTGTGGCTACACACTACGGTGTACTGCTCACAGGACTATTTATTAAGCGACGTGATTAAGCGCAGGTCGTACTTGATATAAACGTGACATTTCCAGACTTACGGCGGGACAGTTCTGAAGATCTTCCTCGAACTGCGCTCGGTGGCTGGTGACGTTGAGCAGTCCGCAGCAGTTGAGCTGACTCTCCAAGTCGGTCTTGGTCTTATTATGCAGCATGCCCCATGCAGAGTTCAGAAGGCTTTCCTGGAAAAGCGTTTCATGTTTACTTAGCCTTGTGCCTCTATAACACCGTGCGTACATAAAGTTGGTGAGAAGTCAGTATGAGAGTGCCTGACTTGACATTTTCTACAGCTAGGAGAAAAGCACCAAACTTCGAACTGGCAAGAAGacaattcatccatcaattttctaaagCTTATCTGAGTTCGGTCGCAGCAGCAGTAGCTTTTGCActgacgcccagacttcccttaccCCAAGCCACTTCATACACATCTTTCCAGGGGATGCTGAGGCGTTCCTGCGCCAGCCGAGAAACGTAATCCCTCCAGCGCGCCCTGGCTCGTACCTGGGGTCTCCTCTCGGTGAGACGTGCCGGGACTAACTCACCAGGGACGCATCGAAATGAGATGCtccacccacctcatctggctcctctcagagGAGCAGCGATTTGATAATGACCACCTCTTGGATGAACGATCTTCTCATCCTCTCTCCTAGATAGAACACGGACACCCtacggaggaaacccatttcgGTTGCTTgtattcgggatcttgttctttcggtcacgacccacagctcgtgaccttgagtgagggtaggaaattagattgactggtaaattgagagctttgcgtttcggcttagctccttctttaccacactggACCGATACGAAGTCCACATCACTCCAGACACTACACCAATACTGCTGTTGATCCCCCACTCAATTCTTCCCTCGCTCATGAACAAGAGCCAAAAGTACTTGAACTTGTCCACTTGGGGtcggatctcatccccaacctggaaagggcatgccacccttttccgactgaggaccatggtcttagATTTGgtggtgctgattctcatgccggccgcgaaccgctccagtgagagttggagatcatggcttgatgaaaccaacaggaccacatcatctgcaggCTTGGCGGAatccaaccctcactggaaacgagtccgactcgACTCCGCCGTCAGTAGGGAATGTGGACCAAACAGCCTATATCAGGGGGTGTGGCACCCCATGCTCCTAGAACACTtcacacaggactccccgaggggaatgccttctccaagtagATTGGTTGGGTGAACACCCATGCAACCTTGAGGACCCTATCAAGAATGTAGaggtggtccactgttccaaggccaaaacaaaaaccacactgctcctcctgaatctgagatctAACTTCCTGACGGACGCTCCTCTCAAGCAACCCTGAATAGACATTACCAGGAaggttgaggagtgtgatccccttaCAATTGGAAAAACACCCTCTGTtcccctttcttaaaaaggggcTTTCGGATAAAGCTTCGTGAGGGGACTATGACGCACTTGTACCCTTTCAAGTCAACTGAAAGTTGACCGTTCAGCGTTTTAGTACTTTATGTACAACTTGTTTTTCTAACAAGGAACTCCACAGCTAAATTCAAAAGCTGTTGTTTGACCCAAAAAATTGATCAATAACATCCACTTGTATGTCCTTGTGAGTCTTTGGTCTCTGCTGCAACCTGCCAAAGACACCGTGATCATTTGAGCTTAGTGTCTATTTCCTGTTGGACAGCGAGGAACTGCTGATCGATAGAGCGGTCGTCATGGACTCATGATGTCAATATGGGAGCAGCGTGATGAAGATGGGGGTTTTAATTCCAATTCAAACAGGATAGCTATGGCTTTGAATTTTGTGCAAGTTGAGCAAAATGTATTGAAACACTGAGAATCTGTACATTTGCATTCAGAAGAAAAGGTCAGATTAAGTTCACAGCGCATTTTAGTCACATCCTGACAATTCAACCAAAAGACAATGGAGGTCAGGTACACATGAAGACGGAAGAGTACAGACTCACCTGCTGGCCGCGGTTCATCGCCAGGCAGGAGCAggacactccaaattgaaaGAGGAAGACTATGAAAAGAATTACCATGTACTAGGAAGCCAGACGTTAAAGAAAACCGCCGATTGAATTCATGAGACTTTCAATTCCCCGACTGACGAGGTGAAAGGATACAAAGAAAAGCACGACTTGGTGGTGGCGGATGGCTCCGACGAGGCCCACAGCGGCAATCAGCAAGAGGAAGACGCCCACGGCAATAACACCGCCGATGACGTGGATGCTGGACACCAAGCCGAAGCCCTTCCCCCACGCTGCCACGCCGATCAGCAGCAGCCCGACCAGCTGTATGTCACATGGGGGGGTCAGGGGGGCAATTAATTTCAACTTAATTCACTACATTTGAAGATATTTCCAACATCTTAAGAGGattgaatacattttgtacACAGTTCTATATAGAAGTGTGACAACTCTTTGATAATCAGCCAGGTCTCGAAACAAGACCTCAACTTCAGCTTCTCCGCAGACAGAAATCAGAATATTTACTCTGAATTCCATCGTCCTCCACGGAAGCAGACCGATTACCTTTGTGCTTAATCGAAATGCAAAATTTTCAAACAGCTGCTTCTACTTTGGAAAGTAATGATCCAAGTTTTTGACCCACATGAATAGTTGATGGGCctgttcttaaaataaaaacacaccagTGATGGGATGTTGTGATTTCGCAAAAACGTTTTAGAagttatcatttgaaaatgtaaactttcTTTAGATTTATAGAACCTGATCCTTGTTGAAGCATTATTGCTAATTACTGAGATGTCAAGATAGTCTTCAAATAGATGAATACTAACACAAAGGTAATTTGAGCAATTTCTGAAATGTGTATCCAAATGTTAATAGTCCTTTGCATTGATTAGCACACTGACAAAAATACTtcattttcacttccaagaTTAAATTGTAGCATGTTGATGTAAATTCCCCATGCATTTTTAGTGTTTATAGtcaaattaagtttttttttttgatccagTGTAGTGAAGTAGtcctcaaaaaaaagaaaaaagatgactgCTGGGGTAGACGTCTTgcgaaaatgaaaagaacaaatcaataaaaaaaaaacaaacaaacagtaaaCACACTGGTATTTGCTTGAGTGGACCACATCTGGCCTCTGATTTGTGCCGAATAAAGGTGaaaatttgcattgttttgaaaCGGTTCAAGATAACACTCTGGGCAATGATTTCTATTTAGAGCTGATGAAACAGCCTGACCTGGGCCAACCCGACCCGAAGAAAGGGCTTTTGGACGTTTCACGCTAACGATCAGCTGGCCTAACTATCATCTTTGCTCCGAGGAAACTGCTCTACGGCTAAGAAGAACTACATTTGAAGCCAGCTACTAATATATTCACAGTACTCTGAGAATGTACTCGCCGGGGTCGTTCAGTGAGAAAACGAAAAGGATCGAAGCTGGTAGCATTTGTTCTGCGTTGCGGCTAAACTGCTAGCCGAGATGCTAAGGTAGCTAGCTCAAGTCTCACCATGTAGACCACGTTCAAGGCGCAAAGCGCGTTTTTGGAACAAGTGAAGCCACCgcacaccatccctactgccGACTGAAAGCCAAATCCAAGGAGGAGAAGAAATCGCTGCCGAGATTGACTTTTCCAGTCTTCTATTTTCCTGACGTAAGATACGCGTGACGTGACCACGTGACCAATTGCAACTTCCTTTTCCTGTTGAGGCGCTATTCTTCTTCGTCTAGTTCTTCTTCTTGCCATTTCCGTCACCTACTGCTCTGGAGTGTCGATCAGAGTACATACACACATCCAGTAGATCCAGTACTAGGGAGCAATAAAATATAGCCATCCATcttgagcagcttatcctcacgagtatCGCGGGagtccaatcccagctgtcaacgggcaggaggcagggtacaccctgaacatgttgccagccaatcagagggcacatggagtcagacaaccttcgcactcacaatcactcctaggctctccaattaatgcatgtgttttggggatgtgagagaaaaccggagtggccagaggaaacccacacaggcacggggagaacatgcaaactccacacaggcggggccgggatttgaaccccgctctttagaactgtgagggcaacactttacagttgcttcaccgtgccgcctaaaacAAATAGAACACGGAGAATTCATTGCTTCTGCATTTATTGCACTTTATttgaatgacattttgttttcctctaCATTGCTCTCTAAAGAAGTCTGGGATTTTTAACTTTACACATGCAGCACCTTCACGTCTATGCTACAGagtttagatagatagatagatagatagatagatagatagatagatggatagatagataactTGTTTGCTTTGCTAGCTTCATAAGAAAGTAATTgatatgaaaagaaaacaaagtacTCGCTCCCCCCAACGCACACATACAGGGACCATCCTAATTTTGAGACAATAGTACATGACGTCTCTCGGGGGAACGACTTTTATATTTATTCCCTTCACAAATGTAGCAGCTTTGATAATGATAATGttgtgtggaaaaagaaaagtcataGGAGACTTGCGGCGGCAGGAGCTTACTGCCTTATTGGACTTTACAAGGTAGGTACAGGCTAGCTAGCTTGCTCACGAGCAGTGCAGATGAGCTGAATGGTGACACAAAAACGGGTGACTTTCAACCATTAAAAGACGCTCTTGCACGAGTACAACACGATGGTCGCTCTGACATACAGGCGGAACAAATACCTTGCTGCTATTTAAtgagaaaggaagtgaagatTGTGGCATGCGAGATTCAACCGCAGGGCCGTCGCGAGCCGTCAAAATTGGGCTCGAAAAAGGAAGTCAAGTCAGTTGAGTGCAAAGCTACAGGAAGGTTTCAAGTGTGCTGACTTTTGCGGTCCGCACGGCCTCTTTCCTTTCTGCCGCTGAGGCTCATGCGGGAGAAAGCGGTCCGATGGGACCAAGCGATCAATTGTGCCGTTGCTTGTGTTTGCGCCACGTGCAGCGACCATGAGCGGCAAAAGCAAATTGCCAAACTCGGCCGTGATCAAGGCGGAGGTCAGGCGATTTGAATCGCTCTATGGTGCCATCAACAGACTTTCtaagcagctggaaagggtcGCTGATCCACAGCTGCGCTCAGGCCTGAAAGTCTACCTCCGCAGTATAGAAGGTAAGCCGCTCTTGTGTACAAGTTTTGTTTCTTCCAAGTAACGTGCATGTCTGTCTGCAGTCATGGAAACCATCGATATGACAGAAAAACACAACCGTATGCAACTGTGACACATAGAtcatctggagcagttcacCTTTAATTCTTTAATCCAATCCTTTCTTTAACcagaaaaaacaatttaatttcaaatctGTTTTTCAAAGGTGGTCTGGCCAAGAAGGCGGAAGACAATTTATCTCATAATACAGTCGGCGCATTCAtagaaaaagaaacagaaaattaCCATTGATGCTTGCATCCACATAGACTGGATGCTAATGCAGCAGTCTAGCATGTCAGTGAGGAAGACCAGCAAGTGCAAAGAGAACTGCGACTTGTCAAAAGCAGGTAAAATTATGGTcaagaaatacagtacagtcttctttttttccttttggcttgtgccgttaggggtcgccactgcgtgtcatctttttccatcttagccttctcctgcatcctcctctctaaccccaactgccctcacgtcttccctcaccacatccatcaaccttctctttggtcttcctctcgctcttttgcctggcagctccatcctcagcatccttctgccaatatactcactctgtcgccgcTGAATACCTCCAAAccagaaatacagtacagtacttttcAGAAAAAGGGGCCAAACACTGCATCGACATAAAGATACATACAAGTTATTGTAGTACATGAAGAAAACATACAGGTTGTTCCACCAAAGCAACGTCTTTTGAATTGAAGCTGTTTAAGATGAACCCTGAAAGATGTTTTCCAATATTCAGTCTCTAAATATATTTCCTAAGCTggtattcatttgtgaaaattttGTAGAGAAACCTTTGATGTGATATGGGTTTGCTTTCCTCGTGAAATTGGGCATCTTTTAGCCTCCATAAGTGCATCCACATTAGGCGTCAAATTCGGAGTCGCAGCCAACTTCCGAAGCCTGTTTAAGTGGTAAGGGGCCATTAAAAAAGTCGTTATGGCGCCCTCCAGTGGACAACGTTAGCAGTTAACAGTTACTTCGATTTAAAAATTTCACAAGTGAATGACTTCTGTTCTCACGGGCTGGATCGGACCCCTCTCCCCCACCCCGACGGGCCGATTCTGGACTGTGGAATTGTCTTTGACAGCGGTGGTTGAGGCTTTGGAACAAAGGTCAAGTTTTGAAAATCTCCTTCGTGTCTATGGTGGATAACGCATGCTACATATTTACACGGGCGGATGGACGTGGCAACTGATTGAAGCGTGTCACGGCAGCCAAAGAGCAGTCACGTGCAGCCTATTTCCTGTCTGCCTGTATGCAGCTGCCCTCAAAGCCACTTCCTTTCATACAAGTGGCCCCTTTTCACTCACGAGTTGTACCTTGTTGCCTCACATGCCTCACTTCTCATCGCTTCTTGTTAATGTGATCCAAGGCCTTGCAAGTGGTTCTGGGATTGCATTGCAACCTGTGGCATCCAGTGATATATAACAACATCTGAAAATTCCAGCAAAACGTGTTGCAAAATTCTCTTTTCGAGAGACTAATAGTGCAAATGTTCTGGTACAGTGACGAGTGGGCAAACGCTGGAGAGAGttgtaaaaattgtaaaaaactGATAAAACTGTGAGTGTTTGAAGAATGTAGCAGGGTCCAAAAGAGATGTGCAAATTtggcagcatccatccatccatccatccatccatccattttcttcaccgcttatcctcacaagggtcgcggggagtgctggagcctatcccaggtgtcatcgggcaggaggcggggtacaccctgaactggttgccagccaattgctggggACATtgagacactcacaatcacacctaggggcaatttagagtgtacaattaatgttgcatgtttttggaacgtgggaggaaaccggagtgaccggaggaaaccaacacaggcagggggagaacatgcaaactccacacaggcgggtccgggattgaacccgagacctcacaactgtgaggccaacgctttatcagctgacccactgtgccggcAATTTGGCaacatgttacaaaaaaattgcattagtttgcattgttcgatAGCTCAGCTGATCACCGTTCCAAGGCGCACTCTGCCAAAGTCAGCTCGGTTTGCCTTCAGCTCACCTGAAGGACAGCAAGTGCAACAGACCTTTTCAGGATGTTTGGAAACAAAAGGCACCAGGAAACCTCCGTTTGGATTGAAAACTGTGATAAAAATTTGTGTTTTAGGTTGCGTCATCGGATACCCTgaccaaaatgattttgttattttcaaatTTCGTCTCCAAAAAAATCGCAATGAATTATGCAGAACCTGTGGATGAGGAGGATACTGTAAGTGGGAATGGATGTTCTAAATAGTTGTAGAGAGAAGAAAGATCTTAAGACCGAGTAGACACTTCTAAAAGGACCAAGTGGGACAAAAACCTCCATCATCACGTGTGTGTA
This DNA window, taken from Syngnathoides biaculeatus isolate LvHL_M chromosome 2, ASM1980259v1, whole genome shotgun sequence, encodes the following:
- the tspan31 gene encoding tetraspanin-31; translation: MARRRTRRRRIAPQQEKEVAIGHVVTSRVSYVRKIEDWKSQSRQRFLLLLGFGFQSAVGMVCGGFTCSKNALCALNVVYMLVGLLLIGVAAWGKGFGLVSSIHVIGGVIAVGVFLLLIAAVGLVGAIRHHQVVLFFYMVILFIVFLFQFGVSCSCLAMNRGQQESLLNSAWGMLHNKTKTDLESQLNCCGLLNVTSHRAQFEEDLQNCPALCKENISCYTCGDMMLHHASEALKILGGVGLFFSFTEILGVWLAVRYRNQKDPRANPSAFL